The following are encoded together in the Acinetobacter radioresistens DSM 6976 = NBRC 102413 = CIP 103788 genome:
- the xerD gene encoding site-specific tyrosine recombinase XerD: protein MLNKKPRIPSPVQIPEHLSFLQGFRDFLIAQTVSPHTRNAYLSDLIQCSEYCPSTPLPLWNSEDIADVLFELTKQGKSPRSIARTLSALRSFFKFMREQQLRSDNPVATHKTPKLGHALPKDLSELDVEHLLHAPDINTPLGLRDRAMLEVLYACGLRVTELLNLRLELINLKQGYLRITGKGNKERLVPLGQVAIEWVEKYLNEARPQLYKSATDYLFLTQHGGIMSRQNFWYAIKRYALQAGIQAELSPHTLRHAFATHLLNHGADLRVVQMLLGHSDLSTTQIYTHVAQIRMQQLHAAHHPRA from the coding sequence ATGCTCAATAAAAAACCACGTATCCCCTCTCCGGTGCAGATTCCGGAACATTTAAGTTTTTTACAGGGTTTTCGTGATTTTTTAATTGCACAGACTGTTAGTCCGCATACCCGGAATGCTTATTTATCCGATCTGATCCAGTGTAGTGAATATTGTCCCTCTACTCCGCTACCGCTCTGGAACAGTGAAGATATTGCTGATGTTCTGTTTGAACTCACTAAACAGGGCAAAAGTCCCCGTTCAATTGCACGGACACTGTCAGCCTTACGTTCATTTTTCAAATTTATGCGTGAACAGCAATTACGAAGCGATAATCCGGTTGCCACACACAAAACGCCTAAGCTTGGCCATGCGCTTCCTAAAGATCTGTCTGAACTCGATGTTGAACACCTGCTGCATGCTCCTGACATCAATACTCCACTAGGACTGCGGGACCGGGCTATGCTGGAAGTTCTATATGCCTGCGGACTGCGGGTCACTGAACTGTTAAATTTAAGGCTGGAGCTGATTAATCTGAAACAGGGCTATTTACGTATTACCGGTAAAGGCAACAAAGAACGTTTAGTCCCTTTGGGACAGGTTGCCATTGAATGGGTCGAGAAATATCTCAATGAAGCACGGCCACAACTCTATAAAAGTGCCACAGACTATCTGTTTTTAACTCAGCATGGCGGGATTATGAGCCGGCAAAATTTCTGGTATGCCATCAAGCGTTATGCTCTTCAGGCCGGTATACAGGCAGAGCTCTCCCCACATACATTAAGACATGCTTTTGCCACACATTTACTTAATCATGGTGCTGATCTTCGTGTAGTGCAGATGTTGCTGGGCCATAGTGATTTATCCACTACCCAGATTTATACTCATGTAGCTCAGATCCGTATGCAGCAATTGCATGCAGCTCATCATCCTAGGGCTTGA
- a CDS encoding FeoA family protein: MRLSELKVKQTAIITKVNRTLDGTSEQSDLVASRLETLGFVPGTQVQVITKGLFGGDPILIQIGFTRFALRRAEAEKIEISKEGTPA, from the coding sequence GTGCGTTTATCAGAGCTAAAAGTTAAGCAAACTGCCATCATTACCAAGGTCAACCGGACTTTGGATGGCACTTCAGAGCAGTCTGACCTTGTAGCAAGCCGATTGGAAACCTTGGGCTTTGTTCCGGGAACTCAGGTTCAGGTCATTACTAAAGGGCTATTCGGTGGTGATCCAATCCTGATCCAGATTGGTTTTACCCGTTTTGCCCTGCGTAGAGCCGAAGCAGAGAAAATTGAAATCAGTAAAGAAGGAACACCTGCATGA
- the feoB gene encoding ferrous iron transport protein B: MSEPLRVALVGNPNCGKTSLFNHLTGTRQKVANYAGVTVERKTGFFELPSGQQVRVLDLPGTYSLNATSPDEAITRDVVQGKIIEEGQQDVFLCVVDATNLKLHLGLVMEMIELGRPILLVLNMMDEARRRGMQINTQKLSERLGVNVVETVAVRNAGVESLINSLDQRKFDVPHTELSGLSGSTHQKITHILKDVVNYIDEEDKRTDFFDKIFLHPVLGLLSLALMMFVIFQAVFAWAAPFMDGIETFFGWLGETISPYISQPLLNSLVVDGIIAGAGGVVVFLPQILILFFFILVLEESGYLPRAAFLLDKLMFKAGLSGRAFIPLLSSFACAVPGIMATRSISDPRDRLTTILVAPLMTCSARLPVYALLIAAFIPEQTVWGFMNLQGLVLFALYMAGIVSALLVATIMKFFYKDKSQHTLLMELPSYRFPDIKNIWIGLLDRGKIFLKRVGGIIFALSVLLWFLCTFPQPPAGATMPDIDYSFAGMLGHLMQPIFAPLGFNWQICIALIPAMAAREVVVAALGTVYALSATDEDAVSQGLSQLISADGSGWSLATGLSLLVWFIYAPHCLATLATVRRETGSWKTVAFMTTYLFGLAYFMSFLTYQIASHYFA; this comes from the coding sequence ATGAGTGAGCCCTTACGTGTTGCCCTTGTGGGAAATCCTAACTGCGGAAAAACTTCTTTATTTAATCATTTGACCGGTACCCGCCAGAAAGTAGCTAATTATGCCGGGGTAACGGTTGAACGGAAAACCGGGTTTTTCGAGCTGCCTTCGGGTCAGCAGGTGCGTGTACTGGATTTACCTGGAACCTACAGTTTAAATGCTACCAGTCCGGATGAGGCCATTACCCGCGATGTAGTGCAAGGCAAAATTATCGAAGAAGGCCAGCAGGATGTATTTCTGTGTGTGGTGGATGCAACCAATTTGAAACTGCATTTAGGGCTGGTCATGGAAATGATCGAGCTTGGCCGTCCGATTCTGCTGGTTCTGAACATGATGGATGAAGCACGTCGTCGCGGCATGCAGATCAACACACAAAAGCTCTCTGAACGCCTGGGTGTAAATGTGGTTGAAACTGTGGCTGTACGTAATGCCGGGGTTGAAAGCCTGATCAATTCACTGGATCAGCGCAAGTTTGATGTGCCACATACCGAACTCAGCGGCTTATCAGGCAGTACTCATCAAAAGATCACCCATATTTTAAAAGATGTGGTGAACTATATTGATGAGGAAGATAAACGTACCGACTTTTTTGACAAGATCTTCTTGCATCCAGTCTTGGGGCTGCTGAGTCTTGCCTTGATGATGTTTGTGATTTTTCAGGCGGTTTTTGCCTGGGCTGCGCCCTTTATGGACGGGATCGAAACTTTCTTTGGCTGGCTGGGTGAAACTATCAGTCCTTATATTTCGCAGCCACTTCTCAACAGTTTGGTGGTTGACGGTATTATTGCCGGCGCAGGCGGGGTTGTGGTGTTCTTGCCACAGATTCTGATTCTGTTTTTCTTTATTTTAGTACTGGAAGAGTCTGGATATTTACCTAGAGCAGCATTTTTGCTAGATAAACTGATGTTCAAGGCAGGACTGAGTGGTCGGGCATTTATTCCTTTACTGTCCAGTTTCGCCTGTGCAGTTCCCGGTATCATGGCAACCCGCAGTATTAGTGATCCACGTGACCGTTTAACCACTATTCTGGTGGCGCCACTGATGACCTGCTCGGCGCGACTGCCAGTTTATGCATTATTAATTGCTGCCTTTATTCCGGAGCAGACAGTCTGGGGCTTTATGAATTTGCAGGGCCTGGTCCTGTTTGCTTTATATATGGCTGGTATTGTTAGTGCACTCTTGGTGGCGACCATCATGAAGTTCTTCTATAAAGATAAATCTCAGCATACCTTGCTAATGGAATTACCAAGTTACCGCTTTCCGGATATTAAAAATATCTGGATTGGCTTGCTGGACCGTGGCAAGATTTTCTTGAAACGCGTGGGCGGCATTATCTTTGCACTGTCGGTTCTGCTCTGGTTTCTCTGTACATTTCCGCAGCCACCAGCAGGCGCGACTATGCCAGATATTGACTATAGTTTTGCCGGGATGCTTGGCCACTTGATGCAGCCAATCTTTGCCCCACTTGGCTTTAACTGGCAGATTTGTATTGCCCTGATTCCGGCCATGGCTGCGCGTGAAGTAGTGGTTGCAGCTCTTGGAACCGTTTATGCCCTGTCTGCAACTGATGAAGATGCGGTATCACAGGGACTTTCACAGCTGATCAGTGCAGATGGTAGTGGCTGGTCACTGGCCACCGGTCTGTCTCTTCTGGTATGGTTTATTTATGCCCCGCACTGCCTGGCAACACTGGCAACAGTACGCCGTGAAACCGGTTCATGGAAAACAGTGGCCTTTATGACCACATATCTGTTTGGTCTGGCATATTTTATGTCATTCCTGACCTATCAAATTGCTTCACATTATTTTGCTTAA
- a CDS encoding DUF6587 family protein: protein MVEMIIVALVVIWSAVVVFKKVFPKTANSVFLSLSRFCEQKQWYTLAKWLKPKSTSSGCGGSCGCEAKPDMKQIKNDEVKPIKWH, encoded by the coding sequence ATGGTTGAAATGATTATAGTCGCGCTGGTAGTGATCTGGAGCGCAGTGGTTGTCTTCAAAAAGGTCTTCCCAAAAACTGCCAATTCGGTCTTCCTCAGCCTTTCTCGTTTCTGTGAGCAGAAACAGTGGTATACACTGGCAAAATGGTTAAAACCAAAGTCGACCAGTAGTGGCTGTGGTGGGAGCTGTGGTTGTGAGGCCAAACCAGATATGAAACAGATAAAAAATGATGAGGTAAAGCCTATAAAATGGCACTAA
- the murD gene encoding UDP-N-acetylmuramoyl-L-alanine--D-glutamate ligase produces MLIQRGGLKVVAGLGISGVSAVNLLHERGYQVAVTDSRTHPPGHDQIPAGIQTSFGQLDTELLLQAEEIILSPGLAPQLPEIQQAIAKGIPVVGDIQLLRRATEVPIVAITGSNAKSTVTTLIGLMAKEAGKKVAIGGNLGRPALDLLKDQPELIILELSSFQLETTSLLNAEVAVVLNMSEDHLDRHGDMLGYHAAKHRIFQGVKKVVFNRDDALSRPLVPDAVPVQSFGLNAPDMNQYGVLRDTDGTLWLARGRERLLKSTEMYIQGTHNIANALACLALGEAIGLPLNSMLETLKSFKGLAHRCEYVDTVNNVRYYNDSKGTNIGATLAAIEGLGAAIAPRKGKVVVILGGQGKGQDFKALRAAVQQYVKTVVLIGEDALKIEQSIEGSTEILKAATLQEAVQLCHAKADAEDVVVLSPACASFDMFKGYDDRGHQFVACVKALV; encoded by the coding sequence ATGTTAATACAGCGTGGCGGATTAAAAGTCGTGGCCGGTTTGGGCATCTCGGGCGTATCTGCCGTGAATTTACTTCATGAGCGTGGTTATCAGGTGGCTGTGACAGACTCACGGACCCATCCACCAGGGCATGACCAGATTCCTGCAGGTATCCAGACCAGTTTCGGACAACTAGATACCGAGTTACTGCTACAGGCTGAAGAAATCATTTTAAGCCCCGGTCTCGCGCCACAGCTTCCTGAAATTCAGCAAGCTATAGCAAAAGGAATTCCAGTAGTAGGTGACATCCAGTTGTTGCGCCGCGCCACCGAGGTGCCAATTGTAGCGATTACCGGATCGAATGCTAAAAGTACCGTGACCACACTGATTGGTTTAATGGCAAAAGAGGCTGGGAAAAAAGTCGCAATAGGCGGGAATTTGGGTCGTCCGGCGCTTGATTTACTTAAAGATCAGCCAGAACTGATTATTCTGGAACTATCAAGTTTTCAGTTAGAAACCACTTCACTGTTAAATGCCGAGGTGGCAGTCGTGCTTAACATGAGTGAAGATCATCTGGACCGGCATGGTGATATGCTGGGTTATCATGCAGCCAAACACCGGATTTTTCAGGGCGTTAAAAAAGTCGTCTTTAACCGTGATGATGCCTTGAGCCGCCCTTTAGTTCCTGATGCTGTGCCAGTACAAAGTTTTGGGCTGAATGCACCAGATATGAACCAGTATGGTGTACTGCGTGATACAGACGGTACACTCTGGCTAGCTCGTGGCCGCGAGCGCCTGCTGAAAAGCACAGAAATGTATATCCAGGGTACGCATAATATTGCAAATGCACTAGCCTGTCTGGCTTTAGGTGAAGCTATCGGTTTACCTTTAAATTCTATGCTAGAAACATTAAAAAGCTTTAAAGGCTTGGCTCATCGCTGTGAATATGTCGATACGGTGAATAACGTACGCTATTACAATGATTCTAAGGGAACCAATATCGGTGCAACTCTGGCGGCAATTGAGGGCTTAGGCGCAGCCATAGCACCCCGTAAAGGTAAGGTTGTGGTCATCTTAGGCGGACAGGGCAAAGGGCAGGACTTTAAGGCTCTTCGCGCAGCAGTTCAGCAATATGTCAAAACAGTGGTACTGATTGGTGAAGATGCACTGAAGATTGAACAGTCAATCGAAGGCAGTACTGAAATTCTGAAAGCTGCAACTTTACAAGAGGCGGTACAGCTATGCCATGCCAAGGCAGATGCAGAGGATGTGGTCGTGCTGTCTCCTGCATGTGCCAGCTTTGATATGTTTAAAGGTTATGATGATCGAGGTCATCAGTTTGTTGCTTGTGTAAAAGCATTGGTCTAA
- the ftsW gene encoding putative lipid II flippase FtsW, whose product MAGFAQTTINKVQQWYERCAPRIPAEITARNVLIFCVVALLCLGSVMVASASMPYAEYLHENPFHYIIRHALSIVVAAIAAFLTYKIALNVWFKNTFPLWLITIVLLAAVLVIGTEVNGSTRWIRLGGFTLQPTEIAKVMMAIFTADYVVRRAEEVRNHWKGLVRLGAIMAITVGLIVAEPDLGATVVIVMMMLGIFFLAGAPPRTFLIFLGAVVAAIVFLILFEPYRFQRLISFADPWADPLGAGYQLSNALMAFGRGEWFGTGLGHSVQKLSYLPEAHTDFMLAVLGEELGFFGIFVVIGLSFTMLACCIKIGHRALQHQYLRAGYLAYGISIIFLLQILVNAGMNMGLMPTKGLTLPFISYGGTSLMMCAVMISLILKIDASTQVLNPNREESSF is encoded by the coding sequence ATGGCTGGGTTTGCTCAGACAACCATTAACAAGGTCCAGCAGTGGTATGAGCGTTGTGCACCACGAATACCGGCTGAAATTACAGCGCGTAATGTTCTGATTTTCTGTGTTGTGGCATTGCTATGTCTCGGGTCGGTGATGGTTGCATCCGCCTCGATGCCCTATGCCGAGTATCTGCATGAAAATCCGTTTCATTATATTATACGTCACGCTCTTTCAATTGTAGTTGCAGCAATTGCAGCATTTCTGACTTATAAAATTGCCCTGAATGTCTGGTTTAAAAATACATTCCCATTATGGCTCATTACTATTGTATTACTAGCCGCCGTGCTGGTCATCGGGACTGAGGTAAATGGTTCTACCCGCTGGATCAGGCTGGGCGGTTTTACTTTGCAACCCACCGAAATTGCAAAGGTAATGATGGCAATTTTTACCGCAGACTATGTGGTGCGCCGTGCTGAAGAAGTGCGAAATCACTGGAAAGGTCTGGTGCGTTTAGGTGCAATCATGGCTATTACTGTAGGCCTGATTGTGGCAGAGCCAGACCTCGGCGCTACGGTGGTTATTGTCATGATGATGCTGGGTATTTTCTTCTTGGCCGGTGCACCGCCACGAACCTTCCTGATCTTTTTAGGCGCCGTAGTTGCAGCAATCGTATTCCTGATCCTGTTTGAGCCTTATCGATTCCAGCGACTGATTTCTTTCGCCGACCCTTGGGCAGATCCGCTCGGTGCCGGTTATCAGTTGTCTAATGCATTAATGGCATTTGGCCGGGGGGAGTGGTTTGGAACCGGACTTGGGCATAGTGTACAAAAACTGTCTTATCTACCAGAAGCGCATACTGACTTCATGCTGGCCGTCTTGGGTGAAGAACTGGGCTTTTTTGGTATTTTTGTAGTCATTGGCCTTTCTTTTACCATGCTTGCCTGCTGTATCAAAATTGGCCATCGTGCATTGCAACATCAATACCTGCGTGCAGGCTATCTGGCTTATGGTATCAGTATTATTTTTCTGCTGCAGATTCTGGTTAATGCTGGCATGAACATGGGCCTTATGCCAACCAAAGGACTAACGCTGCCTTTCATTAGTTATGGAGGAACCTCACTCATGATGTGTGCTGTAATGATCAGCCTGATTTTAAAAATTGATGCCTCTACTCAGGTCCTCAATCCAAACCGTGAAGAATCCAGCTTTTAA
- a CDS encoding zinc-ribbon domain-containing protein, whose protein sequence is MFFIFGIGPKTKTVENGQFVCPVCRTRSAYELKQQRQYFSLFFIPLLPLSKAKGELVKCLHCGHEMPGMVLEHARI, encoded by the coding sequence ATGTTTTTTATTTTCGGTATCGGGCCCAAAACAAAAACAGTTGAAAATGGACAGTTTGTGTGTCCAGTTTGCCGGACACGCAGCGCTTATGAACTGAAGCAGCAACGTCAGTATTTTTCCTTATTTTTTATACCTCTCCTGCCCCTGTCAAAGGCTAAAGGAGAACTTGTAAAATGCCTGCATTGTGGCCATGAAATGCCGGGCATGGTACTGGAGCATGCCCGGATTTAG
- the gluQRS gene encoding tRNA glutamyl-Q(34) synthetase GluQRS gives MSIQEHYVGRFAPSPTGPLHFGSLITAVASYCDAKARQGKWLVRIEDTDIPRISLGSEQHILCAVEAFGFEVDSHIIFQKDRLDIYESVLTQLRKQGLVYACQCTRKILGSNHIYTGTCRHLNLPFEHQAIRIKVSDEELCFTDRLQGKHCSNLAYDLGDFVLKRRDGIINYQLAVVVDDYLQGVTHVVRGADLLDNTVRQMWLGSVLGYPVLHYMHLPLAMNSQGQKLSKQNLALALDLSQPSVLLQKALNALNQPAVDLDTPSLMLKQAISQWSVEAIPHSLMLNGHYL, from the coding sequence ATGTCAATTCAAGAGCATTACGTGGGTCGGTTTGCGCCATCGCCAACCGGCCCTTTACATTTCGGCTCACTTATTACAGCGGTGGCCAGTTACTGTGATGCCAAAGCCCGACAGGGTAAATGGCTGGTCCGGATTGAAGATACAGACATCCCGAGAATCTCTCTTGGTAGTGAACAGCATATCCTTTGTGCCGTTGAGGCCTTTGGTTTCGAAGTAGATTCACATATTATTTTCCAGAAAGACCGCCTTGATATTTATGAGTCGGTTTTGACACAATTGCGAAAGCAGGGCCTAGTTTATGCCTGCCAGTGTACCCGTAAAATATTAGGCTCCAATCATATCTATACAGGTACCTGCCGCCATCTCAATCTGCCATTTGAGCATCAGGCCATCCGTATTAAGGTAAGTGACGAAGAACTGTGCTTTACAGATCGACTGCAAGGCAAGCATTGTTCTAACTTGGCTTATGATTTGGGTGATTTTGTGCTCAAACGTCGTGATGGGATTATTAACTATCAACTGGCTGTAGTAGTGGATGACTACTTACAGGGCGTTACTCACGTGGTACGCGGTGCCGATTTGCTCGACAATACGGTCCGGCAAATGTGGCTGGGTTCAGTGCTGGGTTATCCTGTACTGCATTATATGCACCTTCCGCTTGCAATGAATAGTCAAGGACAAAAGCTCTCCAAACAGAATCTGGCATTAGCACTGGATTTAAGCCAGCCCTCTGTCTTACTACAAAAAGCTTTAAATGCTCTAAATCAGCCTGCTGTTGATTTGGATACGCCTTCTTTAATGCTCAAACAGGCAATTAGCCAGTGGAGTGTTGAGGCCATACCTCACAGCTTGATGCTAAATGGTCACTATCTGTAA
- the dksA gene encoding RNA polymerase-binding protein DksA yields MANDNQNQVLDEHTEAADSEKTAAKRTRKPKAKTSEAGTTASLFGIAPYQPKKNEEYMSEGQLEHFRQILEAWKAELMSEVDRTLNTMQDENTALPDVNDRATQEEEFAIELRTRDRERKLIRKIEQSLQTIKDEDYGFCETCGIEIGLRRLEARPTATLCIDCKTLAEIKEKQNNG; encoded by the coding sequence ATGGCGAATGACAACCAGAATCAAGTCTTAGACGAACATACAGAAGCTGCAGATAGTGAAAAAACTGCTGCAAAACGTACCCGTAAGCCGAAAGCTAAAACTTCAGAGGCAGGTACAACAGCAAGCTTGTTTGGTATAGCGCCTTATCAGCCTAAAAAAAATGAAGAATACATGTCTGAAGGGCAGCTTGAGCATTTCCGCCAGATTCTAGAAGCGTGGAAAGCTGAATTGATGTCGGAAGTAGACCGTACTCTAAACACCATGCAAGATGAGAATACTGCCCTGCCTGATGTAAATGACCGCGCTACCCAAGAAGAAGAATTTGCAATCGAGTTACGGACCCGTGACCGCGAACGTAAACTGATCCGCAAGATTGAACAGTCTTTACAGACCATTAAAGATGAAGACTATGGTTTCTGTGAAACCTGCGGGATTGAGATCGGTTTACGCCGCTTAGAAGCGCGTCCGACTGCTACGTTATGTATTGATTGCAAAACACTGGCGGAAATCAAAGAGAAGCAGAATAACGGCTAA
- the cpdA gene encoding 3',5'-cyclic-AMP phosphodiesterase, translating into MIVSHSMEHRDTWVIIQITDTHLMGQAEKEFVQMNPEQSFHAVIQQILLQHPHIDAIIHTGDLAQEPEHITYQRYLSYMQGLGIPFFQVPGNHDDLDYFPFQQSYHEPGIVELGNWCLFLLNSAVDGRVDGHISQTQLKALEQQLQQHAHQHVLIACHHHPFEMRSRWIDQHKLKNTPELTEILAQHSNIQAVICGHVHQDSIHIWNNIQFLSTPSTSVQFKPLSDQFALDEQAPGYRILKLHSSGQLDTQVHRLKDFHHRIETEISGY; encoded by the coding sequence ATGATAGTCTCTCATTCAATGGAGCATCGAGATACTTGGGTGATCATACAAATCACCGATACGCATCTGATGGGGCAAGCTGAAAAAGAATTTGTACAGATGAACCCCGAACAAAGCTTTCATGCAGTCATACAGCAGATTCTTCTCCAGCATCCCCACATTGATGCGATTATTCATACAGGAGACTTGGCCCAGGAACCCGAACACATCACATACCAGCGTTATCTCAGCTATATGCAGGGTTTAGGAATACCCTTTTTTCAGGTTCCAGGCAATCATGATGATCTTGATTATTTTCCGTTTCAGCAGAGTTATCATGAACCGGGTATTGTCGAGCTTGGAAACTGGTGCTTGTTTTTATTAAATAGTGCAGTGGATGGCCGAGTAGATGGCCACATTAGCCAGACACAGCTTAAGGCACTTGAACAGCAACTTCAGCAACATGCGCATCAGCATGTCTTAATTGCCTGCCATCATCACCCTTTCGAGATGCGATCCCGATGGATCGACCAGCATAAACTCAAGAATACCCCGGAATTGACAGAAATATTGGCTCAGCATAGTAATATACAGGCTGTAATTTGTGGTCATGTACATCAGGACTCCATCCATATCTGGAATAATATCCAGTTTTTATCGACCCCATCTACCTCTGTTCAGTTTAAGCCACTCAGTGACCAGTTTGCGCTAGATGAGCAGGCTCCAGGCTACCGGATACTCAAGCTGCACAGCAGTGGCCAGTTAGATACGCAAGTACATCGCTTAAAAGATTTTCATCACAGAATTGAGACAGAAATTTCAGGCTATTAA
- a CDS encoding NUDIX domain-containing protein, with the protein MTIIEQASYSATDVKIEARESVYQGFIQVEKVALRHRLFGENTYTPVLQRELIHRPEAAGVLIYNDEQQKFALIEQFRIGAVDDHESPWQLEVIAGVLDAGESAEQCLYRESLEESGCEIHTLQHLFSFYPSAGACSELFHLYTAQAKLDLNGGIFGMPDEGENIRLHILDYQDIDPLFQQNRLCNAPVIMALQWLRQHVVTIIKN; encoded by the coding sequence ATGACCATCATTGAACAGGCCAGCTATTCTGCAACCGATGTTAAGATTGAAGCACGTGAAAGTGTGTACCAAGGTTTTATACAGGTCGAGAAAGTCGCCTTGCGTCATCGCCTGTTTGGCGAGAATACCTACACTCCTGTATTACAGCGCGAGCTGATTCATCGTCCAGAGGCGGCAGGTGTCCTGATTTATAATGATGAACAGCAGAAATTTGCTTTGATTGAGCAGTTCCGTATTGGTGCTGTCGATGACCATGAATCACCATGGCAGCTTGAAGTAATTGCGGGTGTTCTTGATGCAGGTGAATCTGCTGAACAGTGTCTGTACCGTGAGAGTCTTGAAGAATCAGGTTGCGAAATTCACACCCTGCAACATCTTTTTAGCTTTTACCCTTCTGCAGGGGCCTGCTCCGAGTTATTTCACCTATATACAGCCCAAGCAAAGCTCGATCTAAACGGAGGAATCTTTGGTATGCCCGATGAAGGCGAAAATATTCGTCTTCATATTTTGGACTATCAGGACATTGACCCGCTATTTCAGCAGAATCGGTTATGTAATGCCCCAGTCATCATGGCCTTGCAATGGCTTAGGCAGCATGTAGTCACAATAATAAAGAACTGA